GGGACGACTGCCCCACTGCCATGTGACAGCTCCCACATTAGCACCCGCACCTAAAAACGTTCCTTGTTTCTGCTTCCCCTGTAGCAGAAGACGCAGACGGAAATGCAGAGGCTGCAGACAGAGAGTGCTTCCTCCATGGCACTTGTGGAACTGAAAAAGTCTCTGCAGATGGTACCAGTGGATATGAAGCAGCAGCACGTCCTCATCCCTCACCCCCCAGAGAAGAAGGCTGAGGCAGCTCCTCTGAGCAAATCAAGCACCAAGTGAGTGTGGGCCAACTCCAACAAATGCCAGgaaaagctgagctgcagcaggctgcccgAGGGATCCAGCATGCGGGTTGCTCGGCTCTGGGCTTGGGCTCTCCATCCGCCAGCTGCTTTGGAGAGGCAATAACCGTGGAgaggccctgcctccagccgtCCCCCTGCAGACCCAGAGTCCTAAAGCTCCCCTGCAGCTGACAGCCATGCACCCACAATGGAAGGaggctgtgctccctgcttTTGGGCAGACACAGGTGGGGACCTTCAGAGCCCACCtgagagtttttttcttctctgttgctgcagctgcctttCGGTGCGGAGTGTGCGGGTGAGGaaagagctggagaagagaaaggaggccCTGCAGAAAGACAAGACCAAGAGCAGAGCTCCGAACATCCCTGGGAATTCTGCAGAGGATCTTCTGATCTGGTAAACCTCTGCTGCAACAGCCTTCTTTCCTGGGCTCAGAAGCACCCTTGCCCTGGCCTTCCGTAGCTGCTTGGCCAAAGGTCTCCAGCCCGGCCTCACACAGCGCCTCAGCCTGGCGCTGCGTAGATTCCCTGTCACTGGCTGGGACACGAGGGGCCTCTGCAGGGCCACACAGACCCTTGGGACTCCTGCCTCTGCACGCTCCACAGGACTGGGGCTGAAGGGAGCAGGGAGTGTCACTCAGCTGCCCTCACTGGAACTGAAACTTGaaccctttctttttctctccctagCGTTGGTGAGAAAGTCCCTGTGCTTCCAGTGCCGAAGATGACACGAGCATCAGGGAAACCAGCGCGGACCCCTCGCAGCTGTGAGCAGCTGTCAGCCCAATAAAGACTGTTGCTTCCTGCTGGAGGGACCAGCACGGGCTTTGTAGTGTTCTGATTTCACACAAACAGAGCATGGTTGAGGTTGGGAGGTACCTGAAGAGGTCAGCTTggccaaccccctgctcaaacagggcCACCCAGCACCAGTGTCCAAGGACCATGCCCTGTGCAGATGGCTTTCAAGTATCTCCCCTTGcggagggagactccacagcctctcaggGAACTTGTGCCAGGACTCGGTCACCCACACGCTACAGGAGTGTTTCCTGAGGTACAGATGGAAGCCGCTGTGTCTCTCTCTGTGCCCATCGCCTCTTGTCCCGTCCTTGGGCTCCACTGAAATGAGCCTGGCTCCATTCCCTTTGCACCCTGCCCGCAGGCATGTAGTT
This genomic window from Cygnus olor isolate bCygOlo1 chromosome 1, bCygOlo1.pri.v2, whole genome shotgun sequence contains:
- the LOC121063670 gene encoding uncharacterized protein LOC121063670, whose product is MAEEGKGKRSAAAWPQTQAPACEGQRRAGQEICCLYRQEDERTLQASLAEEQLKKEREGQHMWEKCKGRGERNGRESIWQKTQTEMQRLQTESASSMALVELKKSLQMVPVDMKQQHVLIPHPPEKKAEAAPLSKSSTNCLSVRSVRVRKELEKRKEALQKDKTKSRAPNIPGNSAEDLLICVGEKVPVLPVPKMTRASGKPARTPRSCEQLSAQ